A stretch of the Bradyrhizobium arachidis genome encodes the following:
- a CDS encoding aromatic ring-hydroxylating dioxygenase subunit alpha yields MMSQEQNDLITRTGPRDPCGRLMRSYWQPAALVDELEGARPIRPVKLLGENLVLFRDEQGRYGLIDRHCAHRGADLAFGRLENGGLRCAFHGWLFDATGQCIETPAEPKDSKLCQGIRQRSYPVVEKSGILWAYLGEGEPPAFPELDCFVAPGTHTFAFKGHMACNWLQALEVGIDPAHASYLHRFFEDEDTSTAYGKQFRGASAGSDLPMTKILREYDRPIINVEHTEYGLRLIALREIDAERTHVRVTNQLFPHGFVIPMSTEMTITQWHVPVDDENCYWYAIFTSYSTPVDKKKMRDQRLELYELPDYMSRKNRTNDYGFDPHEQATSTYTGMGNDINVHDQWAVESMGAIQDRTKEHLGQSDKAIVQYRRLLRQEIEKVAGGEKPMLFLDEANARSIQGPSTMDGIGPTQGWETYWMEVDVKRRRGAPWMAPVPKDIADNVHRLTAAE; encoded by the coding sequence ATGATGAGCCAGGAGCAGAACGACCTGATCACCCGCACCGGACCCAGGGATCCTTGCGGCAGACTGATGCGGAGCTACTGGCAGCCGGCGGCGCTGGTGGATGAGCTGGAGGGCGCGCGTCCGATCCGTCCCGTCAAGCTGCTTGGCGAAAACCTCGTGCTGTTCCGGGACGAGCAGGGACGCTACGGCCTGATCGATCGCCACTGCGCCCATCGCGGCGCCGATCTCGCCTTCGGACGGCTCGAGAACGGCGGACTGCGCTGCGCCTTCCATGGTTGGCTGTTCGACGCGACTGGTCAATGCATCGAGACGCCGGCGGAGCCGAAGGACTCAAAGCTCTGCCAGGGCATCCGGCAGCGCTCCTATCCCGTGGTCGAGAAGAGCGGCATCCTCTGGGCCTATCTCGGCGAGGGCGAACCGCCCGCATTCCCCGAGCTCGACTGCTTCGTGGCGCCCGGCACGCATACGTTTGCGTTCAAGGGCCACATGGCCTGCAACTGGCTGCAGGCGCTGGAGGTGGGCATCGATCCCGCGCACGCCTCCTATCTGCATCGTTTTTTCGAGGACGAGGACACCTCGACCGCGTATGGCAAGCAATTCCGCGGCGCCTCCGCCGGAAGCGACCTGCCGATGACGAAGATTCTTCGCGAGTACGACCGCCCGATCATCAATGTCGAGCACACCGAATACGGATTGCGGCTGATTGCACTGCGCGAGATCGACGCGGAGCGCACCCATGTACGCGTCACCAACCAGCTCTTCCCGCACGGTTTCGTCATCCCCATGAGCACGGAGATGACGATCACGCAGTGGCACGTGCCGGTCGATGACGAGAACTGTTACTGGTACGCGATCTTCACGAGTTACTCGACGCCGGTGGACAAGAAGAAGATGCGGGACCAGCGCCTCGAGCTCTATGAGCTGCCCGACTACATGTCGCGCAAGAACAGGACCAACGACTACGGGTTCGATCCGCACGAGCAGGCGACCTCGACCTATACCGGCATGGGCAACGACATCAACGTGCACGACCAGTGGGCGGTGGAATCGATGGGCGCGATCCAGGACCGCACCAAGGAGCATCTAGGCCAGAGCGACAAGGCCATCGTGCAGTATCGCCGCCTGCTGCGGCAGGAGATCGAGAAGGTCGCTGGCGGCGAGAAGCCGATGCTGTTCCTCGACGAGGCCAATGCGCGCTCGATCCAGGGGCCGTCCACCATGGACGGCATCGGGCCGACCCAGGGCTGGGAGACCTACTGGATGGAAGTCGACGTCAAGCGCCGCCGCGGCGCGCCCTGGATGGCGCCGGTGCCGAAGGACATCGCCGATAACGTCCACCGGCTGACGGCGGCGGAGTGA
- a CDS encoding IclR family transcriptional regulator C-terminal domain-containing protein, with translation MPKLKRSDTEERATDFVESLDRGLRLLQVFGTTSGPMTLSDLARAADLPRATARRILFTLQHGGFVASDSKLFSLTPHVLTLAASFLRSNQLVAVLQPVLDRIATAAQEISSLAVLDGENVVFIARGSPIRVFSAGLEIGYRLPAFCTSVGRAMLGQFDDATLSPRLKTMKRDALTPQTVTDVKALLKTIGADRAKGYSLVDREAEPHFRSISVPVRRYDDTIVAAINMGAHVDRVPVKELIDRFLPLLREGAESVRSQLL, from the coding sequence ATGCCCAAGCTCAAGCGCAGCGATACCGAGGAGCGCGCGACGGATTTCGTCGAGAGCCTCGACCGTGGCCTGCGCCTGCTGCAGGTGTTTGGCACGACCTCGGGTCCCATGACGCTCAGCGATCTCGCGCGCGCCGCCGACCTGCCCCGCGCCACCGCGCGGCGCATCCTGTTCACGCTGCAGCATGGCGGCTTCGTCGCCAGCGACAGCAAGCTGTTCTCGCTGACACCGCATGTGCTGACGCTCGCGGCGTCCTTCCTGCGCTCCAACCAGCTCGTCGCCGTGCTGCAGCCGGTGCTCGACCGCATCGCGACCGCAGCGCAGGAAATCTCCTCGCTCGCGGTGCTCGATGGCGAGAACGTCGTGTTCATCGCGCGCGGCAGTCCGATACGGGTGTTTTCGGCCGGCCTCGAGATCGGCTACCGGCTGCCGGCCTTCTGCACCTCCGTCGGCCGCGCCATGCTCGGCCAGTTCGACGATGCGACGCTTAGCCCACGTCTGAAGACGATGAAGCGCGACGCGCTGACCCCGCAAACCGTGACCGATGTGAAGGCGCTGCTCAAGACAATCGGCGCCGATCGCGCGAAGGGCTACTCGCTGGTCGACCGCGAGGCCGAGCCGCATTTCCGCTCGATCTCGGTTCCCGTCCGCCGCTATGACGACACCATCGTCGCCGCCATCAACATGGGCGCCCATGTCGATCGCGTGCCGGTGAAGGAGCTGATCGACCGGTTCCTGCCGCTGCTGCGCGAAGGGGCAGAGTCGGTGCGGTCGCAACTGCTGTAG
- a CDS encoding PRC-barrel domain-containing protein — protein sequence MQHTMVPSDRVEHVGVYGRDGTKLGTIERLMLDKVSGTVAYAVIKTGGLLGTRHHYPVEWSALKYDPARQAFRVEVTLDELASGPCEFDGDEFDWGDRSQPYAHPNYWSI from the coding sequence ATGCAACACACCATGGTTCCCAGTGATCGCGTGGAGCATGTCGGCGTCTACGGGCGCGACGGCACGAAGCTCGGCACGATCGAGCGGCTGATGCTCGACAAGGTGAGCGGCACGGTCGCCTACGCCGTGATCAAGACCGGCGGGCTGCTCGGCACGCGCCACCACTATCCGGTTGAGTGGAGCGCGCTGAAATACGATCCCGCGCGGCAGGCTTTTCGGGTCGAGGTGACGCTGGACGAGCTCGCCAGCGGTCCGTGCGAGTTCGACGGCGACGAGTTTGACTGGGGCGATCGTTCGCAGCCCTACGCGCATCCGAACTACTGGTCGATTTGA
- a CDS encoding VOC family protein — translation MSQPNGNEAPRLYHTMRCKDADAMIAWLKDVLGFTERVIYRREGTIVHAELAFGSSILMLGAHRDDAYGKKVGEIGGRRTDAVYLAVDDPDALYARVVASGAPIEMELTNTDYGSRDFAARDPEGGLWSFGTYWPKVGEKPLPG, via the coding sequence ATGAGCCAACCGAACGGCAACGAGGCGCCGCGCCTCTACCACACCATGCGCTGCAAGGACGCAGACGCGATGATCGCCTGGCTGAAGGACGTGCTCGGCTTCACCGAGCGCGTGATCTATCGCCGCGAGGGCACCATCGTTCACGCCGAGCTCGCCTTCGGCTCGTCGATCCTGATGCTCGGCGCGCACCGCGACGACGCCTACGGCAAGAAGGTGGGCGAGATCGGCGGGCGCCGGACGGATGCGGTCTATCTGGCGGTCGACGACCCAGACGCGCTCTACGCGAGGGTGGTGGCGTCGGGCGCTCCGATCGAGATGGAGCTTACCAACACCGACTATGGCAGCCGCGATTTCGCGGCGCGCGATCCCGAGGGCGGCCTGTGGAGCTTTGGCACCTACTGGCCCAAGGTCGGCGAGAAGCCGCTGCCGGGTTGA
- a CDS encoding AraC family transcriptional regulator, which produces MDASVAPDVISRPVPPRLAHLVSSISFYRERGVGLTAFRHAAPLALPLLVNLGTPFRIALGRQPDSADAQPSFVAGLFPGPVQIESDGRATCVQIDFTPLGAYRFYGGAVPDLTARMVDLGDVLGRDGRSLSEMVAEAGGWQRRFEIVEDFVLRRAVHEPSPAIAAALNMLWRSAGTARIGEIAIDIGWSRKHLARRFQNEIGVAPKTLAQMLRFHRACSLARSNGADGWAAIAVDAGYADQAHLTRDFRVFSGETPTAWASRLEGTDPRLTREAGG; this is translated from the coding sequence ATGGACGCAAGCGTAGCCCCCGATGTCATCAGCCGGCCGGTGCCGCCGCGCCTTGCGCATCTCGTCTCCAGCATTTCGTTCTATCGCGAGCGCGGAGTTGGCCTGACCGCCTTCCGGCATGCCGCGCCGCTGGCGCTGCCGCTGCTGGTCAATCTGGGAACGCCGTTCCGCATCGCGCTTGGCCGCCAGCCTGATAGTGCGGACGCGCAGCCGAGCTTTGTCGCCGGGCTGTTTCCCGGACCGGTGCAGATCGAATCCGACGGCCGCGCCACCTGCGTCCAGATCGATTTCACTCCGCTTGGCGCCTATCGGTTCTACGGTGGAGCGGTGCCCGATCTGACGGCGCGGATGGTCGATCTCGGCGACGTGCTGGGGCGGGATGGCAGGAGCCTCAGCGAGATGGTCGCCGAAGCCGGCGGATGGCAGCGACGCTTCGAGATCGTGGAGGATTTTGTGCTTCGCCGCGCTGTTCACGAACCGTCGCCGGCGATCGCCGCGGCGCTCAATATGCTCTGGCGAAGCGCGGGTACGGCCAGGATCGGCGAGATCGCCATCGACATCGGCTGGAGCCGCAAACACCTCGCACGCCGCTTTCAGAACGAGATCGGCGTCGCGCCAAAAACACTGGCGCAGATGCTGCGCTTTCATCGCGCCTGTTCGCTTGCCCGCTCAAACGGCGCGGACGGCTGGGCGGCCATCGCGGTTGATGCGGGCTATGCCGACCAAGCGCATCTCACCCGCGACTTCCGTGTCTTCAGCGGCGAAACACCAACCGCATGGGCGAGCCGGCTGGAAGGCACGGACCCGCGCCTGACGCGGGAAGCCGGCGGATAG
- a CDS encoding group II truncated hemoglobin, whose amino-acid sequence MSDSDVTVSIFERIGGSATIDHLVESFYARMDALPEARPARSVHPEDLTTTKQVLKRYLTEWTGGPKLYSVEKGHPRLRQRHMHFAIGDAERDAWLLCMRGALGETVTDTTARQDLDQALSRLADWMRNR is encoded by the coding sequence ATGAGCGACAGCGACGTCACGGTTTCAATCTTCGAGCGGATCGGCGGCAGCGCGACGATCGATCACCTGGTCGAGAGCTTTTACGCGCGCATGGATGCGCTGCCCGAGGCCAGGCCGGCACGCAGCGTGCATCCGGAAGATCTGACGACGACCAAGCAGGTCCTGAAGCGCTATCTCACCGAATGGACGGGCGGGCCAAAACTGTATTCCGTCGAGAAGGGCCATCCGCGGCTGCGCCAGCGGCACATGCATTTTGCGATCGGCGACGCCGAGCGCGATGCCTGGCTGTTGTGCATGCGCGGTGCGCTCGGCGAAACCGTGACCGATACGACCGCGCGGCAAGACCTCGATCAGGCGCTGTCGCGTCTCGCCGACTGGATGCGGAACCGGTAG
- a CDS encoding helix-turn-helix transcriptional regulator, whose product MTESPDAESRFLEQLGQRVRTMRALRGMSRKVLAKVSGISERYIAQLESGKGNVSIVLLRRVSDAMGAHLEDLLPTIEPAPDWQMFRDLLRKATPAQIAQAKDLLAGGSATTPRRAPFCGIALIGLRGAGKSTLGRMLAKKIGWSFVELNKAIEEQNGLSVAEIIALYGQEGFRRMEQAALQQLLARNELMVLATGGGIVSEPLTFDQILSSFYTIWLKAEPEEHMARVRRQGDLRPMADDRSAMAELRNILLSREPLYSRAAAVVDTAGLSVDAAAARLIDAVRPVLQNEARSFGLRSVAL is encoded by the coding sequence ATGACCGAAAGTCCCGACGCCGAATCCCGCTTCCTCGAACAGCTTGGCCAGCGTGTGCGCACCATGCGCGCGCTGCGCGGTATGTCGCGCAAAGTGCTCGCAAAAGTGTCGGGCATTTCCGAACGCTACATCGCCCAGCTCGAAAGCGGCAAAGGCAATGTCTCGATCGTTCTGCTCCGCCGCGTGTCGGACGCGATGGGCGCGCATCTGGAAGATCTGCTCCCGACGATCGAGCCCGCGCCGGACTGGCAGATGTTTCGCGATCTCCTGCGCAAGGCGACGCCTGCCCAGATCGCGCAGGCCAAGGACCTGCTCGCAGGCGGCAGCGCCACCACGCCGCGGCGCGCGCCGTTCTGCGGCATCGCGCTGATCGGCCTGCGCGGCGCCGGCAAATCAACGCTCGGCAGGATGCTGGCAAAGAAGATCGGCTGGAGTTTTGTCGAACTGAACAAGGCGATCGAGGAGCAGAACGGGCTCTCGGTCGCCGAGATCATCGCGCTCTACGGCCAGGAAGGCTTTCGCCGCATGGAGCAGGCCGCGCTACAGCAATTGCTGGCGCGCAACGAGCTGATGGTGCTCGCCACCGGCGGCGGCATCGTCTCGGAGCCTTTGACCTTCGACCAGATCCTGTCGTCGTTCTACACCATCTGGCTGAAGGCCGAGCCCGAAGAGCACATGGCGCGCGTGCGGCGCCAGGGCGATCTGCGGCCGATGGCGGACGACCGCTCGGCGATGGCGGAGCTGCGCAACATTTTGCTGAGTCGTGAGCCGCTCTATTCGCGGGCCGCAGCCGTGGTCGATACCGCTGGCTTGAGCGTCGATGCCGCGGCGGCGCGCCTGATCGACGCCGTGCGTCCGGTGCTGCAAAACGAGGCGCGCAGTTTTGGCCTGCGCAGCGTGGCGCTGTAG
- a CDS encoding benzoate-CoA ligase family protein has protein sequence MSEGSYNAVTWLLDRNVEEGRGSKLVFDDTVARLTYGELQRETRRAANMLRRLGVRREERVAMIMLDTVDFPVVFLGAIRAGIVPVPLNTLLTADQYAYILADCRARVLFVSEALYPVIKDVVGRMPDLEHVVVSGAKQNGHKQLREELAGESDSFATVATHPDEPAFWLYSSGSTGMPKGVRHLHSNLQATADTYAKQVLGIRENDVCLSAAKLFFAYGLGNALTFPMSVGATTILNSERPTPARMFDLMNKHNPTIFYGVPTLFAAMLNDETAKSERGGGALRICTSAGEALPESVGNHWKERFGVDILDGVGSTELLHIFLSNAPGDIKYGSSGKPVPGYAVRLVNEAGEDVPDGEVGEMVVDAPSAGEGYWNQRSKTRRTFEGSWTRTGDKYVRDAEGRYTFCGRSDDMFKVSGIWVSPFEVESALITHPAVLEAAVVPEADPEGLLKPKAFVVLRPDATTDDLQEMLKEHVKQKIGPWKYPRWIDVVDSLPKTATGKIQRFKLREGAH, from the coding sequence GTGAGCGAGGGATCCTACAACGCGGTGACCTGGCTGCTCGATCGTAACGTTGAAGAGGGCAGGGGGAGCAAGCTCGTCTTCGACGATACCGTTGCACGGCTCACCTATGGCGAGCTGCAGCGCGAGACGCGCCGTGCCGCCAACATGCTGCGCCGTCTCGGCGTCCGCCGCGAAGAGCGCGTCGCCATGATCATGCTCGACACGGTCGATTTCCCCGTCGTGTTTTTGGGCGCGATCCGCGCCGGCATCGTGCCGGTGCCGCTGAACACGCTGCTGACGGCGGATCAATACGCCTACATCCTCGCCGACTGCCGCGCGCGCGTGCTGTTCGTTTCCGAGGCGCTCTATCCCGTCATCAAGGACGTCGTCGGCCGCATGCCCGATCTCGAGCATGTCGTGGTCTCCGGCGCCAAGCAGAACGGCCACAAGCAGCTCCGGGAAGAGCTCGCAGGCGAGAGCGACAGCTTCGCCACCGTCGCGACCCATCCGGACGAGCCGGCCTTCTGGCTCTATTCCTCCGGCTCGACCGGCATGCCCAAGGGCGTGCGCCATCTGCATTCGAACCTGCAGGCGACCGCGGACACCTACGCCAAACAGGTGCTGGGTATCAGAGAGAACGACGTCTGTCTGTCGGCGGCAAAACTGTTCTTCGCCTACGGGCTCGGCAATGCCTTGACCTTCCCGATGTCGGTCGGCGCCACCACGATTTTGAACAGCGAGCGCCCGACGCCGGCGCGCATGTTCGATCTCATGAACAAACATAACCCGACGATCTTCTACGGCGTGCCGACGCTGTTTGCGGCGATGCTCAACGACGAGACCGCGAAGAGCGAGCGCGGCGGCGGCGCCCTGCGCATCTGCACGTCGGCCGGCGAGGCGCTGCCGGAATCGGTCGGCAATCACTGGAAGGAGCGTTTCGGCGTCGACATCCTCGACGGCGTCGGCTCGACGGAGCTGTTGCACATCTTCCTGTCGAATGCGCCCGGCGACATCAAGTATGGCTCGTCCGGCAAGCCGGTGCCCGGCTATGCGGTGCGGCTCGTGAACGAGGCGGGCGAGGACGTGCCCGACGGCGAGGTCGGCGAAATGGTGGTCGACGCTCCGTCCGCAGGCGAGGGCTACTGGAACCAGCGCAGCAAGACCCGCCGCACCTTTGAGGGAAGCTGGACCCGCACCGGCGACAAATATGTCCGCGACGCTGAAGGGCGCTACACCTTCTGCGGCCGCTCCGACGACATGTTCAAGGTGTCCGGCATCTGGGTCTCGCCCTTCGAGGTCGAGAGCGCGCTGATCACCCATCCCGCCGTGCTGGAAGCCGCCGTCGTGCCGGAAGCCGATCCGGAGGGGTTGTTGAAGCCAAAAGCCTTTGTCGTGCTGCGCCCGGATGCGACGACCGATGACCTTCAGGAGATGCTGAAGGAGCACGTCAAGCAGAAGATCGGCCCCTGGAAATACCCGCGCTGGATCGACGTGGTGGACTCGCTACCCAAAACCGCGACCGGAAAGATCCAGCGCTTCAAGCTGCGCGAGGGGGCGCATTGA